In a single window of the Eleginops maclovinus isolate JMC-PN-2008 ecotype Puerto Natales chromosome 6, JC_Emac_rtc_rv5, whole genome shotgun sequence genome:
- the LOC134866208 gene encoding neoverrucotoxin subunit alpha-like, with the protein MASEGSGTMEVVALGRPFSLGMLYDCRKDSLIPGITLWDCDDLDNHVRERQQNNNSFDIVASESIEDKSLALDVEGSLKASFLSGLVEVGGSAKYLNDSKTSKNQARVTLYYQTTTKFHELSMNHLGRDNVKHQSVFDKGIATHVVTGILYGAQAFFVFDREVSVNENHQDIQRNLKLMINKIPCLPIDGESSQKMEDKDKANVEKLSCRFFGDFLIQKPPTSFQDALEVYQSLPKLLGANGEKAVPVKVWMLPLTYLDSTAAKLVRQISIGLVEECQRVLEDFSDLEMRCNDALKTQTAQQFPQIGKKLKTFKQMCSEFKLEFQRTLKEKLPSIRGGGEEEAVLAEILRKTCSSPFNSENLNEWMDCKEREISILKSTTNMMKNTEIVPRENDLHEEILNTEHAVCFIFTSLGRDEPYLSALSKYLKQTPKPDHAQHPHTPDQWYNSRREMEAMRRKAKLFSDFADANKDKPNITFLTVGLSDETQKGASIHLYTDGSAVSENFEPPSEPATVTGSDVNHNSVTLEISPPRSGAEDITSYSVEYRVSGEDGWKQKKASIAEEVTVSDLSPNTEYVFRCRAETPVGAGPANEVRGSIKTLPCSPPGKPNVESNSREISVSWEEPAELGQDVHVLSYIVEYAKPDQQVREGDLHWEQMMVGAEKVIIPGLQPETEYAVRVRGDCGAAGRSKESISVNVCTTKPAPLTELLKSKSKRINSGSPSVYKLPLTEEDMEVDGCRRYSFGSESTRQNRTILLLGAPGSGKSTLINGLINYIVGVEWEDNFRFKLVDEDQSRSQAESQTSEVTVYKINHQEGFKIPFSLTVVDTQGFGDTIDEDITEQLLNLFSSERGVSEINALCFVVQAHLAQLTPSQEYLFDSVLSIFGKDVEENIQVLVTFSDGQRPPVLEAINASAVPCPKTEDGLPVHFKFNNSVLFAQNRSSAADSSGEEEDGGFDQMFWKMGAKSMKRFFGALDKSRVSQA; encoded by the exons ATGGCCTCTGAAGGCAGCGGGACGATGGAGGTGGTGGCGCTCGGACGGCCTTTCAGTCTTGGGATGTTGTACGACTGCCGCAAAGACTCTCTCATCCCTG GAATCACATTGTGGGACTGTGATGACCTTGACAATCATGtcagagaaagacaacaaaacaataacagttTTGATATAGTTGCATCTGAATCAATTGAGGACAAATCTTTAGCATTAGATGTTGAAGGATCACTGAAGGCCAGTTTCTTGAGTGGACTGGTAGAGGTTGGTGGATCGGCCAAATACCTGAACGACAGCAAGACTTCCAAAAATCAGGCCAGAGTAACTCTGTATTACCAAACTACCACAAAGTTCCATGAGCTGTCCATGAATCATCTTGGGAGAGACAATGTTAAGCATCAGTCTGTGTTTGATAAAGGAATAGCAACACATGTAGTCACAGGTATCCTTTATGGTGCACAAGCCTTCTTTGTCTTTGACCGTGAGGTGTCTGTAAACGAAAACCATCAAGACATTCAACGCAACTTGAAGCTGATGATCAACAAAATCCCCTGCCTTCCAATAGACGGAGAAAGCTCacagaaaatggaagacaagGACAAAGCTAATGTTGAGAAACTGTCCTGCAGATTCTTTGGAGACTTTTTGATTCAGAAACCTCCTACATCCTTTCAGGATGCATTAGAAGTCTACCAAAGTCTGCCAAAGCTGCTGGGAGCCAACGGGGAAAAAGCAGTACCAGTGAAGGTCTGGATGTTGCCACTGACATATTTAGATTCTACTGCTGCTAAACTTGTCCGTCAGATAAGTATTGGATTAGTTGAAGAATGTCAGAGGGTCCTGGAGGACTTCAGTGACCTGGAAATGAGGTGCAATGATGCACTGAAAACCCAAACTGCACAGCAGTTCCCACAGATtggaaaaaaactcaaaacctTTAAACAGATGTGCTCTGAGTTCAAACTGGAATTCCAACGAACCCTGAAAGAGAAACTTCCATCAAtccgaggaggaggagaagaagaagctgtGCTCGCAGAGATCCTGAGGAAGACATGTTCTTCTCCTTTCAACAGCGAGAACCTGAACGAGTGGATGGACTGTAAGGAGAGAGAAATCTCCATTTTAAAGTCCACCACCAACATGATGAAAAACACCGAGATCGTTCCACGAGAAAATGATCTTCATGAAGAAATTCTCAACACGGAGCACGCTGTGTGTTTTATCTTCACCTCGCTGGGAAGGGATGAACCGTACCTCTCAGCTTTATCAAAGTACCTGAAACAAACACCCAAACCAGACCACGCTCAACATCCACACACTCCAGATCAATGGTACAACTCAAGAAGAGAAATGGAAGCAATGCGGCGTAAAGCAAAGCTCTTCAGTGATTTCGCCGATGCCAACAAGGATAAGCCTAACATTACATTTCTGACAGTGGGTTTATCAGACGAGACACAGAAAGGGGCAAGCATCCACCTTTATACAGACGGCTCTGCTGTCAGTGAGAACTTTGAGCCACCTTCAGAGCCTGCAACagtaacaggaagtgatgtaaaCCACAACAGTGTGACGCTGGAGATATCTCCACCCAGATCTGGAGCTGAGGACATCACCTCCTACTCTGTGGAGTACCGTGTCAGTGGAGAGGATGGCtggaaacaaaagaaagcatCCATAGCTGAAGAAGTCACAGTGAGCGACCTGAGTCCTAACACAGAGTACGTGTTCAGATGCAGGGCAGAGACACCAGTAGGTGCCGGGCCAGCCAATGAAGTGAGAGGATCCATTAAAACCTTACCCTGCAGCCCTCCTGGAAAACCCAACGTTGAATCAAACTCACGTGAGATATCAGTCAGCTGGGAGGAACCTGCTGAGCTCGGACAAGATGTCCACGTTTTGAGCTACATCGTAGAGTACGCCAAACCAGACCAacaggtgagagagggagatcTCCACTGGGAGCAAATGATGGTGGGAGCTGAGAAGGTGATCATTCCAGGACTTCAGCCAGAGACAGAATACGCTGTCAGGGTCAGGGGTGATTGTGGTGCAGCTGGAAGAAGCAAAGAAAGCATCTCTGTTAATGTCTGCACAACTAAACCTGCACCTCTCACTGAACTcctcaaaagtaaaagcaagaGGATCAACTCTGGATCTCCCTCAGTTTACAAACTGCCTCTGACAGAAGAAGACATGGAGGTGGATGGATGCCGGAGGTACAGCTTTGGCTCAGAAAGCACGAGGCAAAATCGCACAATATTGCTTCTTGGAGCACCAGGATCTGGGAAGTCCACTCTGATCAATGGACTCATCAACTACATAGTTGGTGTAGAGTGGGAGGACAATTTCAGATTCAAGTTAGTTGATGAGGATCAGTCGAGATCTCAAGCTGAAAGCCAGACCTCTGAAGTCACTGTGTACAAAATCAACCACCAAGAGGGCTTTAAAatccctttctctctgaccGTCGTTGACACTCAAGGCTTTGGAGATACAATAGATGAGGACATCACAGAACAGCTCCTTAATCTCTTCTCTTCAGAGCGTGGCGTCAGTGAAATCAACGCCCTGTGTTTTGTAGTTCAGGCTCATTTAGCTCAGCTCACACCATCACAGGAGTATTTGTTTGATTCTGTGCTCTCAATCTTTGGCAAAGATGTGGAAGAGAACATCCAGGTTCTGGTGACATTCTCAGACGGCCAACGCCCACCAGTTCTAGAAGCGATCAATGCTTCAGCTGTCCCATGTCCTAAAACAGAAGACGGGCTGCCAGTTCACTTCAAGTTCAATAACTCTGTATTGTTTGCACAGAACCGATCATCTGCTGCTGACTCGAGTGGcgaggaggaagatggaggcTTTGATCAGATGTTCTGGAAAATGGGGGCAAAAAGCATGAAGAGGTTCTTTGGTGCTTTAGATAAGAGTAGGGTCAGCCAAGCTTAA